In one Nicotiana tomentosiformis chromosome 6, ASM39032v3, whole genome shotgun sequence genomic region, the following are encoded:
- the LOC138894511 gene encoding uncharacterized protein, producing the protein MDTFNGNHYNLDIDLISLVLIPHLEASIRYKIKECITSVHQEYGHTIIKRKAFLGRKCAFEIVYGNKDKSFAALPKYMAALQHFNPGTVVEWKLERSPEKPEYIFNYVFWAFKLAIDGFPHCRRVISIDDTHVYGKYDIKLLIAVAVDANGKISPLAFAICANESQETWTLFLNHLKEHVVKQCSGIFLISDRYGDILSSVENLPAWQEPYAYHRYCVRHFKANF; encoded by the coding sequence atggacacattcaatgggaatcactacaacttggatattgacttgatttctcttgtccttattccacaccttgaagcgtccataaggtataaaatcaaagagtgcattacatcagtccaccaggaatatggtcATACCATtatcaaaagaaaggcatttctcgggcgcaaatgtgcgtttgaaattgtttatggtaacaaGGATAAGTCATTCGCAGCTCTACCTAAATACATGGCCGcactgcaacactttaaccccgggacggttgttgaatggaagcttgagcgtaGTCCGGAAAAaccagaatatatattcaattacgtgttctgggcatttaaactagcaattgatggttttccgCATTGCCGGcgggtaatatccatagacgacactcatgtctatggaaagtatgatatcaagCTATTGATagccgttgcagtagatgctaatggaaaaATATCTCctctagcttttgctatttgtgccaatgaaagccaagagacgtggacgctatttttgaaccatttgaaagagcacgttgtcaaacagTGTTCGGGCATTTTTCTAATATCTGATCGGTATGGTGATATCTTAAGTTCTGTAGAGAACTTGCCTGCATGGCAAGAAccttatgcctaccaccgttactgtgtgaggcactttaaggccaatttctag